TAGGGACCGGGAGTCGCCGAAACAAAAAGAACGCTGGGCAACTTCTGTTCGAATTCTTCGAAACTCAACGGCCGGTTGTCGTAACTCGAGGGGAGGCGAAATCCGAAGTCCACCAAGGGTTGTTTCCGGGAACGATCCCCGTTGAGCATTCCCCGCAATTGCGGAAGAGTGACATGGGATTCATCGATAATGGTCAAAAAGTCGGCGGGGAAAAAGTCGATCAGGGTAAAAGGTGGCTCACCGGGTTGCCGGCCATCGAGGTGCCGGGAATAGTTTTCAATTCCGGCACAGTACCCAGTCTCCCGGAGAAGTTCGAGATCGTAGTTAGTTCTCCTTTGCAGACGTTCGGCTTCGGTCAGACGCCCCCGGTCCAGGAAAAAGCGGATCTGTTCCTCCAGTTCTTCAGTAATGCCCTGTAAAGCCTTTTCGAACACTGTCCGGTCAACGAGGTAATGTTTGGCCGGAAACAAATACACCTGGGGATAGTTTGTTAGGGTCTTCCCGCTGACCAGGGCGAATTCCCGGATCGATTCCACTGCGTTCCCCCAGAAAGTAAAGCGAATTCCCTTTTCCTGGTAAGGCGGAAAGACTTCCACCGTATCGCCCCGCATCCGGAAACGGCCTGGAGCGAACTCTACCTCATCCCGGTCATACAATAAATCGACCAATCTCTGAGAAAATTCTTCGCGGGAAATAATATCTCCGACGTTCACATGAAAAATTCTTTTCTCATACTCCTTCGGTGACCCGATTCCATAGATACAGGAAACCGAAGCGACAACCACCACGTCATTTCTCTCCATGAGGGCTGATGTCGCCGCCAGACGCATCCGATCGATCTGCTCGTTTACTGAGGAGTCCTTCTCGATATATAGATCATGGGAGGGCACATAGGCTTCCGGCTGATAATAATCATAGTAGCTGACAAAATACTCCACTGCGTTGTCCGGAAAAAAAACCCTCATTTCACTGAATAACTGGGCTGCCAACGTTTTATTGTGAGAAATGACCAGGGTCGGCCGGTTGTACCGGGCGACCAAGTTTGCCATCGTGAACGTTTTTCCCGATCCAGTCACACCCAGCAGGGTTTGCCGGAGCGCACCGCTGAGAAAACCGTCCGCCAGTTTCTCTATTGCCGCAGGCTGATCTCCCCCGGGGACATAATCGGCCTTGATACGGAATTGACCTTCTCTTTTCATGGGACCGCCATTCTTCCAACAAAGGGGATGAGTTACTAGATTCAATAGCACATTCCATAACCACTAGGGGGTGCCAAATCTTCCCACTTTCGGGTCGCCGGGGGAGAAAACACCACGGGGTTCCAAGTTTTTCAAGGTTTCGGCAAGACGCTCAACGGACCGTTCCAGCTCGCCAGGCGTTCCCGTATTGTAGATGATCAACTGTGATCGTTTTTGCAAGGCGGGAAGAAAGATTTGACTGTGGACCCGCCGGATCGCTTCTCTTTCCGGACATCCCTTCTCAACCAGCCTTCGGATACGAAGTTCCGGACCGGCTTCGACGAAAACCAGAATGTCCAGCAAGGGAAGGAAGCCGGCTTCTAAAAGAATCGCCCCCTCCACGATAATCCTTTCCCTGGAAGACGAGGCTGAAAGACATCGTTGGACTTGTTGACGGAGCAACGGGTGGACAAACCGGTTGACTATCAGGAGCGCTTTACGATTTCTGAAAACAAGCCATCCGATCCGAGCCCGGTCGAGGGCTCCAGTCCGGTCAAGACAGAAGCGACCCAGCATTTGGACATACATTTTCCAGATCGCCCGGCCTTTTTGGGAGAACGTTTTGACCAAGCAGTCCAGATCCAGAATGATCCACCCATGTTCGGCCAGAAGACGTGCCACCATCGTCTTTCCGGAACACATACCCCCACCCAATCCCACCACCCGGAAAGCAGGGGAGGTCCGGTTTTTATGGCGAACTGCCGCGGAGATACACATCTACATAATTTCTGACTGGGTTTTCCCAGGAAAAATCCGAACACATGGCATTGTTCATCATGGTTGTCCATAGGTCCTGCCAGCCGGTATAGATATGCAATGCCCGTTCCAAAGCATAGAAGAGATCCTCCGTCCGGTAGGTCTCGAAGAAAAACCCGGTGTTCAGGGAAGGATTGAACGGATAGTCGATAACCGTATCCAACAAACCACCTACTTTGCGGACCAGGGGCAGCGCTCCATAGCGCATGGCTATCATCTGGCTGATCCCACACGGTTCGAAGCGGGAGGGAAGCAGGTGCAGATCGGACGCTCCATAGAGAAAGCGAGCGGTCCGGTCATCGAACTTCAGGATAACTTTGATGGATGGATACTGTTTCTCCAAATCCAGCAACGTTTTTTCGTAGACAGCCTCTCCGACCCCGAGAAAGACCCAGCGGGCCGGCAGGGAAAAATAGCGGGCCGGGTCGCGCAGAATCAAATCCAGTCCTTTCTGCTCCACAAAACGGGAAATGAACGAAAGCACGGGGAAAGATCGATTCTCCTGGAGATCCCGGGGAAAATAGCGCTCCAGCAATTGAAGCCGGTTCTTCGCTTTGCCCTGTTTTTCATCCGCGGAAAACGGAAAATCCAGGCAGGGATCCCGGTTTGGATCATAGGTTTCGACGTCGATCCCATTGACGATGCCAATGATCCGCTTACGTATCGAAAGTGCCCGGATCAAACCGTCCAAGCCTTCACCGAATTCCGGAGTGGTGATTTCCCGGGCATAAGTCGGGCTTACCGTGGTCAAACAATCCGAGAAAATCAGACCTGCTTTGATCAGGTTGATGTTCCCAAAAAATTCAAGATATTCATGGGTAAAAAATTGCCCGGGCAGATTCACCAGTCGAAACAGATCGCCGCTTCCTATTCCCTGATAGGCCAGATTATGAATCGTAAAAATCACCTTATCCGGCTTGTGGAGAATGGATGGCCAATACATCTTGACATAGGCGCACAGGATGGCCGATTGCCAGTCATGACAGTGCAAAACACATTTTTCATCCTGGAAACGGACGATATACTCAAACACCGCTCGGGAAAAAAAAGTGAAACGACGGATATCG
This portion of the Atribacteraceae bacterium genome encodes:
- the uvrB gene encoding excinuclease ABC subunit UvrB is translated as MKREGQFRIKADYVPGGDQPAAIEKLADGFLSGALRQTLLGVTGSGKTFTMANLVARYNRPTLVISHNKTLAAQLFSEMRVFFPDNAVEYFVSYYDYYQPEAYVPSHDLYIEKDSSVNEQIDRMRLAATSALMERNDVVVVASVSCIYGIGSPKEYEKRIFHVNVGDIISREEFSQRLVDLLYDRDEVEFAPGRFRMRGDTVEVFPPYQEKGIRFTFWGNAVESIREFALVSGKTLTNYPQVYLFPAKHYLVDRTVFEKALQGITEELEEQIRFFLDRGRLTEAERLQRRTNYDLELLRETGYCAGIENYSRHLDGRQPGEPPFTLIDFFPADFLTIIDESHVTLPQLRGMLNGDRSRKQPLVDFGFRLPSSYDNRPLSFEEFEQKLPSVLFVSATPGPYELTRSTAVVEQLIRPTGLVDPNVEIRPASGQVENLLGEIHRTIKDGHRVLVTVLTKRGAEDLCDYLFDLGIRVRYLHSEVETLERARLIRSLRAGEFDVLVGINLLREGLDLPEVALVAILDADKEGFLRSEVSLIQTIGRAARNISGRVILYADRMTGSLKRAVLETERRRIVQLDYNRRYGIVPRTIVKELRDLIPDLVGFPSETEKVLDVLDQVEQKRVDRDEAIRLLTEDMLEASRNLEFERAALLRDEIMKLNETLSREKKPKGKRKPSGKRTRDDTILDTEWTRRLD
- the coaE gene encoding dephospho-CoA kinase (Dephospho-CoA kinase (CoaE) performs the final step in coenzyme A biosynthesis.): MCISAAVRHKNRTSPAFRVVGLGGGMCSGKTMVARLLAEHGWIILDLDCLVKTFSQKGRAIWKMYVQMLGRFCLDRTGALDRARIGWLVFRNRKALLIVNRFVHPLLRQQVQRCLSASSSRERIIVEGAILLEAGFLPLLDILVFVEAGPELRIRRLVEKGCPEREAIRRVHSQIFLPALQKRSQLIIYNTGTPGELERSVERLAETLKNLEPRGVFSPGDPKVGRFGTP
- a CDS encoding glycogen/starch synthase, with amino-acid sequence MDIVLVASEALPFVKSGGMGDVVGALLKYLPAYGFRVKLFLPAYRNILDDSSFEEDRTIDFSFGDRMTRAKFYKCRQEDRVIIAVDGESLFDREKLYGYFDDIRRFTFFSRAVFEYIVRFQDEKCVLHCHDWQSAILCAYVKMYWPSILHKPDKVIFTIHNLAYQGIGSGDLFRLVNLPGQFFTHEYLEFFGNINLIKAGLIFSDCLTTVSPTYAREITTPEFGEGLDGLIRALSIRKRIIGIVNGIDVETYDPNRDPCLDFPFSADEKQGKAKNRLQLLERYFPRDLQENRSFPVLSFISRFVEQKGLDLILRDPARYFSLPARWVFLGVGEAVYEKTLLDLEKQYPSIKVILKFDDRTARFLYGASDLHLLPSRFEPCGISQMIAMRYGALPLVRKVGGLLDTVIDYPFNPSLNTGFFFETYRTEDLFYALERALHIYTGWQDLWTTMMNNAMCSDFSWENPVRNYVDVYLRGSSP